A stretch of Gloeobacter morelensis MG652769 DNA encodes these proteins:
- a CDS encoding relaxase/mobilization nuclease domain-containing protein, whose translation MLKKEGAQLIGGNMFGRTPRELATEFGVSRQLRPGLNKAVAHVSLSLAPGEHLGDQEWCELAEGYLRKMGFLSEAQAPAQWVIARHSDTAHEHCHIVASRVRLDGGVVNDAHDYARNDAALRQLEEEYCLQTVPSIREFDARCPAGPRVKRAELELAERLAAQTGEGVLPPKLVIAAAIDRAIDTGDGTVEDLAGRLSEAGVEVRGRPGAGGELSGLSYGLMDWPGGMQRAFQGNRIGRDYGYRRLRERLAERERQLEWEARRVASAGRGAAAAARHGEAGGVERGPGSSAGAGERPAAAAGDLDERLGKVAAALGGNRAVDRPAASAGGGLKPGVGSVEHAHGAGRGDEGAEPEIAKLADGTEPPGRARRTRPEPERDWGMEL comes from the coding sequence GTGCTGAAAAAGGAAGGCGCGCAGCTGATAGGCGGCAACATGTTCGGTCGGACGCCGCGGGAGTTGGCGACGGAATTCGGGGTGTCCCGTCAGTTGCGTCCGGGGCTAAATAAGGCGGTGGCGCACGTCTCGTTGAGCCTGGCCCCGGGAGAGCACCTGGGCGATCAGGAATGGTGCGAGCTGGCCGAGGGGTACCTGCGCAAGATGGGTTTTTTGTCGGAGGCGCAGGCCCCGGCGCAGTGGGTGATCGCCCGCCACTCCGACACCGCTCACGAACACTGCCACATCGTGGCCAGCCGCGTGCGCCTCGACGGCGGCGTGGTGAACGATGCGCACGACTACGCGCGCAACGACGCGGCACTGCGTCAGTTGGAAGAGGAGTATTGTTTGCAGACGGTGCCGTCGATCCGGGAGTTCGACGCGCGATGTCCGGCCGGGCCGCGGGTGAAGCGCGCGGAGCTGGAGCTGGCGGAGCGTCTGGCTGCGCAAACGGGCGAGGGGGTGCTGCCGCCGAAACTGGTGATAGCTGCGGCGATCGACCGGGCGATCGACACGGGGGACGGGACGGTGGAAGACCTGGCCGGTCGGCTTTCGGAAGCGGGCGTGGAAGTGCGCGGCCGCCCGGGTGCGGGGGGTGAACTTTCCGGGCTGAGCTACGGTCTGATGGATTGGCCGGGAGGCATGCAGAGGGCGTTTCAAGGCAACCGCATAGGCAGGGATTATGGCTACCGACGGCTTAGAGAACGGCTCGCCGAGCGAGAACGGCAGCTCGAATGGGAGGCTCGACGAGTTGCGTCGGCGGGCCGCGGCGCAGCTGCCGCCGCCCGGCACGGCGAAGCTGGAGGAGTTGAGCGCGGGCCTGGCAGCTCTGCAGGAGCAGGGGAGCGTCCAGCAGCGGCAGCTGGAGACCTTGACGAGCGCCTTGGAAAAGTTGCCGCAGCGCTTGGAGGCAATCGAGCAGTCGATCGCCCGGCGGCGAGCGCCGGCGGTGGACTTAAGCCCGGTGTCGGGTCTGTCGAGCACGCTCACGGAGCTGGGCGGGGAGATGAGGGCGCTGAACCGGAAATTGCAAAGCTTGCAGACGGAACAGAGCCACCTGGCCGCGCGCGTCGAACTCGCCCTGAGCCGGAACGAGACTGGGGAATGGAGCTTTGA